One window from the genome of Streptococcus halotolerans encodes:
- a CDS encoding UPF0223 family protein — translation MRNNNYSYPLDLSWSTEEMTSVLHFFNQVEKAYESKVSVTILLEAYKDFKKVVPSKGEEKRLDKDFEQVSGYSTYRAVQAAKSQSEGWLKLGK, via the coding sequence ATGCGCAATAACAATTATTCATACCCGCTTGATTTATCCTGGAGTACTGAAGAAATGACTTCAGTACTTCATTTTTTTAATCAAGTCGAAAAAGCGTACGAGAGTAAGGTCAGTGTGACAATCTTACTAGAAGCTTATAAAGATTTTAAAAAGGTCGTTCCTTCAAAAGGTGAGGAAAAACGTTTAGATAAAGATTTTGAGCAAGTCAGTGGCTACTCAACGTACCGAGCTGTTCAGGCAGCAAAATCGCAATCTGAAGGGTGGTTGAAGCTTGGAAAGTAA
- a CDS encoding restriction endonuclease subunit S, protein MEAIKSSNHSLLKDIASIFKGRAVSSKAEGERIAVINIIDIKDGLIDYTNLKTYDEDERLVSKYYLQAGDVLVSSKGTQLKLAVFDQQSGPVVASSNFTIIRPSTKVRGHYLKLFFETAAGQELLKATDRGKAVMNLSTKEIGDILIPLLPIVKQDYAIGRYLRGQADFQRKFERANQEWQYIQEEVKRTLFP, encoded by the coding sequence ATGGAAGCAATTAAATCAAGTAATCATTCCCTTTTAAAAGATATTGCTAGTATTTTTAAAGGAAGAGCGGTCTCTTCAAAAGCTGAGGGAGAACGTATTGCGGTTATCAATATCATTGATATAAAGGATGGTCTTATTGACTATACTAATTTAAAAACTTACGATGAGGATGAGCGTTTAGTTTCCAAATACTATTTACAAGCAGGAGATGTTTTGGTTTCTTCTAAAGGCACTCAGCTGAAGCTTGCCGTATTTGACCAACAGTCTGGTCCAGTCGTAGCCTCATCTAATTTCACCATTATCAGACCATCAACTAAAGTTAGAGGCCACTATCTTAAATTATTTTTTGAAACAGCTGCTGGTCAAGAATTATTAAAGGCAACTGACCGTGGGAAAGCTGTCATGAATCTATCAACCAAGGAAATCGGAGACATTCTTATTCCCTTGTTACCTATTGTCAAGCAAGATTATGCTATTGGTCGTTATTTACGAGGGCAAGCTGATTTTCAACGTAAGTTTGAGCGTGCTAATCAAGAATGGCAATATATTCAAGAAGAAGTGAAGCGTACACTATTTCCCTGA
- a CDS encoding inositol monophosphatase family protein yields the protein MESKFLFAKSLIKEAGLFIKDAMHQDFDIEVKADETDLVTSLDKQCQELMIKAILKAYPDDHFLAEEDDVTHPISDGKVWVLDPIDGTVNFIAQQDHFAIMIAYYENGVGQFGLILDVMKDVLYSGGGQFDVYANDVKLETYHHRSFKRSLVGVNAQMYLENTNGLREFTKTALGIRVYGGAGISMAQVMSGKLLAYFSHIAPWDYAAASIMGEKLGYCLLTVTGQKADFKNRQKVMFVPKEELSAIQKFVH from the coding sequence TTGGAAAGTAAATTTTTATTTGCAAAATCCCTGATTAAGGAAGCTGGTTTATTTATTAAAGATGCCATGCATCAGGATTTTGATATAGAAGTGAAGGCTGATGAGACTGATTTGGTCACCAGTTTAGATAAGCAATGTCAGGAACTAATGATTAAGGCTATCCTAAAAGCCTATCCAGATGATCATTTTCTTGCAGAAGAAGATGATGTCACTCATCCGATTTCTGACGGCAAGGTTTGGGTCCTTGATCCAATTGATGGCACTGTTAATTTTATCGCCCAACAAGACCATTTTGCCATTATGATTGCCTATTATGAAAATGGCGTTGGCCAGTTTGGTCTGATTTTGGATGTCATGAAAGATGTTCTTTACTCAGGTGGCGGTCAATTTGATGTTTATGCTAATGATGTGAAACTTGAAACCTATCATCATCGTTCTTTCAAGAGAAGTCTAGTTGGTGTGAATGCTCAAATGTATTTAGAAAATACTAATGGTCTCCGAGAATTCACTAAAACTGCTCTTGGCATACGTGTTTACGGTGGTGCTGGCATCAGCATGGCTCAAGTTATGTCTGGGAAATTGCTGGCTTATTTCTCTCACATTGCTCCTTGGGATTATGCAGCAGCATCCATTATGGGCGAGAAACTAGGTTATTGTTTGTTGACAGTGACTGGACAGAAAGCCGACTTTAAAAATCGACAGAAGGTCATGTTTGTCCCAAAAGAAGAATTGTCCGCAATTCAGAAATTCGTACATTAA
- the truB gene encoding tRNA pseudouridine(55) synthase TruB, with the protein MINGIINLKKEAGMTSHDAVFKLRKLLHEKKIGHGGTLDPDVTGVLPIAVGKATRVIEFMTEAGKVYEGDITFGFSTTTEDASGEMVERTPIPKDLTEEAIDSAMQTLTGPITQVPPMYSAVKVNGKKLYEYARAGETVDRPERHVVIKEFVRTSPLTFDDEVVRFSFKVACSKGTYVRTLAVDLGKRLGFASHMSRLERTASAGLKLSEAYCLKDIQEMIEKEDLSFLLPIEYGVSDLPSVELSDDDLANIRFGRFIKLDSQEATLAAYYNAKVVAILERREDLYKPRKVLLS; encoded by the coding sequence ATGATTAACGGAATTATCAACTTAAAGAAAGAGGCTGGAATGACCAGTCATGATGCAGTTTTTAAACTTCGTAAACTACTGCATGAAAAAAAGATAGGTCATGGTGGAACTTTGGATCCTGATGTCACAGGCGTTTTACCAATAGCGGTAGGAAAGGCAACCCGCGTGATTGAATTCATGACAGAGGCAGGAAAGGTCTATGAGGGTGACATAACATTTGGTTTTTCCACAACGACAGAAGATGCCAGCGGTGAAATGGTTGAGCGAACACCGATCCCTAAGGATCTAACGGAAGAAGCCATTGATTCTGCGATGCAAACCTTGACTGGACCGATAACTCAAGTTCCTCCCATGTACTCAGCTGTGAAAGTTAATGGCAAAAAGTTATATGAGTATGCTCGAGCTGGTGAAACGGTTGATCGCCCTGAGCGTCATGTTGTGATTAAAGAATTTGTGAGGACTTCTCCTTTGACATTTGATGACGAAGTGGTCAGATTTTCCTTCAAAGTTGCTTGTAGTAAAGGAACCTATGTGAGAACTCTTGCAGTTGATCTTGGAAAACGCCTTGGTTTTGCTAGTCACATGTCGCGACTAGAGCGAACAGCATCTGCTGGTTTGAAACTCTCTGAAGCATACTGTTTAAAAGATATCCAGGAAATGATCGAGAAAGAAGATTTGAGCTTTCTGTTACCGATTGAATATGGCGTATCTGATTTACCTTCAGTCGAATTAAGCGATGATGACCTTGCTAATATCCGATTTGGTAGGTTTATCAAGTTAGATAGTCAAGAAGCGACACTGGCAGCTTATTATAATGCCAAAGTTGTAGCCATTTTAGAAAGACGAGAAGATTTGTATAAACCAAGAAAAGTACTACTATCATGA
- a CDS encoding bifunctional riboflavin kinase/FAD synthetase, whose product MKIKTIHSYQEINEAEKTVLVLGYFDGLHQGHKALFEQAKKIANQKDLKVIVLTFVESPKLAFSRYTPDLLLHITSPQKRYEKFEEYGVDTLYLTDFTSDFAKVTSDQFIDTYIRQLNPDSIVVGFDYHFGHNRTNADYLSRNFEGNVVTVAEVTDGKQKISSTLIRELIQEGNVREANKLLGYEFSTRGIVVHGDARGRTIGFPTANLAPIDRTHIPSDGVYVTDVLVKGKRYRSMTSIGKNVTFGGTEMRLEVNIFDFSGDIYGEEIEIFWLEKIREMEKFNGIDDLVDQLKSDQEIAINWQKP is encoded by the coding sequence ATGAAAATAAAAACGATACATTCTTATCAAGAAATTAATGAAGCTGAAAAAACAGTGCTTGTTTTAGGATATTTCGATGGCCTACACCAAGGCCATAAAGCACTGTTTGAACAGGCTAAAAAAATTGCCAATCAAAAAGATCTAAAGGTAATCGTATTAACTTTTGTTGAATCTCCCAAATTGGCTTTTAGTCGATACACTCCCGACTTGTTACTCCATATTACCTCGCCTCAAAAACGTTATGAAAAATTTGAAGAGTATGGGGTTGATACCTTATATTTAACAGATTTCACGAGTGATTTTGCCAAAGTGACCTCTGATCAATTTATTGATACTTATATTAGGCAGCTAAATCCAGATTCTATTGTTGTTGGCTTTGATTATCATTTTGGTCATAATCGAACAAATGCTGATTACCTTTCTAGAAATTTTGAAGGTAATGTCGTGACGGTAGCAGAAGTGACGGATGGTAAACAGAAAATTAGCTCCACACTGATTCGAGAATTAATTCAAGAGGGTAATGTCCGTGAGGCCAATAAATTGCTTGGATATGAGTTTTCGACCAGAGGAATTGTTGTTCATGGTGATGCTCGTGGTCGAACGATTGGCTTTCCGACTGCTAATCTAGCGCCTATCGATAGAACACATATCCCGTCTGATGGCGTTTATGTGACAGATGTCTTAGTCAAGGGAAAGCGATACCGATCGATGACCAGTATTGGAAAAAATGTAACCTTTGGTGGGACTGAGATGCGCTTAGAAGTCAATATCTTTGATTTTTCAGGTGATATATACGGCGAAGAAATTGAAATATTTTGGTTGGAAAAGATTCGAGAAATGGAAAAATTCAATGGCATCGATGATTTAGTTGACCAATTGAAAAGTGATCAAGAAATTGCGATAAATTGGCAAAAACCATAG
- a CDS encoding DUF2273 domain-containing protein codes for MEIFEKYKYPIIGGGAAFFLALLLVTFGFFKTLFILILVAAGSFAGYFAQETGLIDRFLENFK; via the coding sequence ATGGAAATATTTGAAAAGTACAAATACCCCATCATTGGTGGAGGGGCAGCTTTCTTCTTAGCACTTCTACTAGTGACATTCGGATTTTTTAAAACATTATTCATTTTAATTCTAGTCGCGGCAGGTAGCTTTGCTGGTTACTTTGCTCAAGAAACAGGACTAATTGATCGTTTCTTAGAAAATTTTAAATAA
- a CDS encoding Asp23/Gls24 family envelope stress response protein — MVQNHSVNNSPVDPKAIRGQLTYEDKVIEKIVGLAVEHVNGLLAINGGFFSNIKEKLVNTNNVTDGVNVEVGTKQVAVDLDAVVEYQQHVPTIFDQIKRVVEEEITKMTDLEVVEVNVNVVDIKTRAQFEADSVSLQDRVSNGAQATSQFVSNQYDNAKGAVSNGVDRVQEQTEPRVK, encoded by the coding sequence ATGGTACAAAATCATTCAGTAAATAACAGTCCAGTGGATCCAAAAGCTATTCGTGGTCAGCTAACTTATGAAGATAAAGTTATTGAAAAAATTGTAGGGCTTGCTGTTGAACATGTGAATGGCTTACTTGCTATCAATGGTGGCTTCTTCTCAAACATCAAAGAAAAATTAGTCAACACTAACAATGTGACAGATGGTGTCAACGTTGAAGTTGGTACAAAACAAGTTGCTGTTGACTTAGATGCTGTTGTTGAATATCAGCAACACGTGCCAACTATTTTTGATCAAATCAAAAGAGTTGTTGAAGAAGAAATTACGAAAATGACTGACCTTGAAGTTGTTGAGGTTAACGTTAACGTTGTAGATATTAAAACACGTGCACAATTTGAAGCTGATTCAGTAAGCCTTCAAGATCGTGTATCAAATGGCGCACAAGCAACTAGCCAGTTTGTTTCAAACCAATATGACAATGCTAAAGGTGCTGTAAGCAATGGTGTTGATCGTGTTCAAGAACAAACTGAGCCACGTGTAAAATAA
- a CDS encoding GlsB/YeaQ/YmgE family stress response membrane protein — protein MSLLWSLIVGALIGAIAGALTKKGGSMGWIANILAGIAGSWVGQALFGSWGPSLAGMALVPSILGAVIVVIVVSFVLSKTK, from the coding sequence ATGTCATTATTATGGTCACTTATTGTCGGAGCACTTATCGGTGCGATTGCTGGAGCCCTCACTAAAAAAGGTGGCTCAATGGGTTGGATTGCTAATATCTTAGCTGGTATTGCCGGTTCTTGGGTTGGTCAAGCCTTATTTGGTTCTTGGGGTCCTAGCTTGGCTGGTATGGCACTTGTCCCATCAATCCTTGGAGCAGTGATTGTTGTTATCGTTGTATCATTCGTACTTTCAAAAACTAAATAA
- a CDS encoding DUF1858 domain-containing protein: protein MHNTIDLKKPVADIIKDHPELLEILVELGFKPLANPAMLNTVGKVTSLKSGATLAHIPIEKIKETLLMHGYDIEE from the coding sequence GTGCACAATACAATAGATTTAAAAAAACCAGTTGCTGACATTATAAAAGACCACCCAGAACTTCTGGAGATTCTAGTAGAATTAGGGTTTAAACCGCTGGCAAATCCTGCCATGTTAAACACTGTTGGTAAGGTAACCAGTTTAAAGTCTGGGGCAACATTAGCCCACATTCCAATCGAAAAGATTAAAGAAACGTTACTGATGCATGGGTATGATATAGAGGAATAG
- a CDS encoding Spx/MgsR family RNA polymerase-binding regulatory protein: MITLFLSPSCTSCRKARAWLEKHDVEYEEHNIITSPLTQDGLMSILSFTENGTEDIISTRSKVFQKLDVDVDDLSVSELIDLIASNPSLLRRPIIMDAKRMQIGFNEDEIRAFLPRDYRKQELRQATIRAEIEGQHAQ; the protein is encoded by the coding sequence ATGATTACTTTATTTTTATCACCAAGTTGTACCAGTTGTCGTAAAGCACGCGCTTGGTTAGAAAAGCATGACGTTGAATACGAAGAACACAACATTATCACAAGTCCTCTGACTCAAGATGGATTGATGTCTATTTTGTCATTCACTGAGAATGGCACAGAAGATATTATTTCAACGCGATCCAAAGTGTTTCAAAAATTAGATGTCGATGTGGATGATTTATCCGTTTCGGAATTGATTGATCTTATTGCTTCAAATCCTAGTCTGTTACGTCGACCAATTATTATGGATGCCAAACGCATGCAGATTGGTTTTAACGAAGATGAAATCCGTGCCTTTCTTCCTCGAGACTACCGCAAGCAAGAACTTCGTCAAGCGACTATCCGTGCTGAAATCGAGGGACAACATGCGCAATAA
- a CDS encoding DUF2130 domain-containing protein has translation MNEIKCPHCQTVFTINETEYSQLLEQVRTKEFEHDLLERLASERRLIEEQSKNALQSELGKKEREIATLEHRLETFESHQAVELQDAMAQKNDEINDLKQKIDKLVADNALALAQALSQKDKENQELQAKIDLLGLEKDKEKQEALTQLQQEKDQITNQLLLQEQKQELAKQSLLSRHQTELAQKDELIAYYKDFKAKQSTKMIGESLEQHCEYEFNRLRMTAFPNAQFGKDNDAKTGSKGDYIYREFDDNGIEIISIMFEMKNEGDETASKKKNEQFFKELDKDRQEKNCEYAILVSLLEMDNDLYNNGIVDVSYEYPKMYVVRPQFFIPIITLLRNAALNSLQYKQELALVKEQHIDITHFEEDLDIFKNAFAKNYQSASKNFQKAIDEIDKSIKRMEAVKAALTTSENQLRLANNKLEDVSVKKLTRKNPTMRKQFEELKKDNI, from the coding sequence ATGAACGAAATAAAATGCCCCCATTGTCAAACGGTGTTTACCATAAACGAAACAGAGTATAGTCAATTATTAGAACAGGTAAGAACTAAAGAATTTGAACATGACCTTCTAGAAAGACTTGCATCAGAAAGACGATTGATTGAAGAACAGTCTAAAAATGCCTTACAATCTGAGTTGGGGAAAAAAGAAAGAGAAATTGCGACTTTAGAGCATAGACTAGAGACATTCGAAAGCCATCAAGCTGTCGAATTGCAGGATGCAATGGCTCAGAAGAATGACGAGATCAATGATTTAAAACAAAAAATCGATAAACTAGTAGCTGATAATGCTCTGGCCTTGGCGCAAGCCTTATCGCAAAAAGATAAGGAAAATCAAGAATTACAAGCAAAAATCGACCTTCTTGGTTTGGAAAAAGACAAGGAAAAACAAGAAGCCCTAACTCAACTCCAACAAGAAAAAGACCAGATTACTAATCAACTCTTACTTCAAGAACAAAAGCAAGAGTTGGCTAAACAATCTTTACTCAGCCGTCACCAAACAGAACTAGCGCAAAAAGACGAACTTATCGCTTACTACAAAGACTTTAAAGCAAAACAATCAACTAAGATGATTGGAGAAAGCTTGGAGCAACATTGTGAGTATGAGTTTAACCGTCTTCGTATGACAGCCTTCCCAAATGCACAATTTGGAAAAGATAATGATGCTAAAACGGGATCGAAAGGTGATTATATCTACCGAGAGTTCGATGACAATGGTATTGAGATCATTTCAATCATGTTTGAGATGAAAAACGAGGGTGATGAAACAGCTTCCAAAAAGAAAAATGAACAGTTCTTCAAGGAATTGGATAAAGACCGCCAAGAAAAAAATTGTGAGTATGCTATTTTGGTTTCACTTTTAGAAATGGATAACGATCTTTACAACAATGGTATCGTGGATGTTTCCTATGAGTATCCTAAAATGTATGTTGTTCGTCCACAATTTTTTATTCCGATCATTACCTTACTACGTAATGCAGCACTCAATTCATTGCAGTATAAGCAAGAGTTAGCTTTAGTAAAAGAGCAACATATTGATATCACTCACTTTGAAGAAGATTTAGATATCTTTAAAAATGCCTTTGCTAAGAATTACCAATCAGCCAGTAAGAATTTCCAAAAGGCTATTGATGAAATCGACAAATCCATCAAACGAATGGAAGCCGTTAAAGCAGCTTTAACGACCAGTGAGAATCAGTTACGACTAGCGAATAATAAATTGGAAGATGTTTCTGTCAAAAAATTAACACGAAAAAATCCAACGATGCGAAAGCAATTTGAAGAGTTAAAAAAAGATAATATTTAA
- the amaP gene encoding alkaline shock response membrane anchor protein AmaP — protein sequence MAKGWKFLYSLVGIVLLTVLGNVIFLNQRILRLPALSWVPVNFRAHSIWQEFLAQYFLWAAIVLFILVLIGILVIIFFPRRYSEVELADAKGKLKLKKSAIEGYVKSLVESEGLMKNPKVTANLYKKKFKVDVRGQVVPRSNVITNTEKLKKDLEVGLKAFFGVEHDVDFSVKVKDVVEEKTIKSGRVE from the coding sequence ATGGCAAAAGGATGGAAATTTCTATATAGCCTTGTCGGGATTGTGCTTCTTACGGTGTTGGGGAATGTTATTTTTCTTAATCAGCGTATCTTGCGCCTTCCAGCTCTATCTTGGGTACCTGTAAACTTTCGTGCACATAGCATTTGGCAAGAGTTTTTAGCGCAGTATTTCTTATGGGCTGCAATTGTACTCTTTATCCTGGTTCTTATTGGGATTTTAGTCATCATCTTTTTCCCTCGTCGTTACAGTGAAGTTGAACTTGCTGACGCTAAAGGAAAATTGAAACTCAAGAAGTCAGCTATTGAAGGTTATGTTAAGAGTCTCGTTGAATCAGAAGGTTTAATGAAAAATCCTAAGGTAACAGCAAATCTTTACAAGAAGAAATTCAAGGTGGATGTCAGAGGTCAAGTTGTTCCTCGATCAAATGTCATTACGAATACAGAAAAACTTAAGAAAGATTTGGAAGTTGGACTTAAAGCATTCTTTGGCGTGGAACATGATGTTGATTTTAGTGTCAAAGTCAAAGATGTTGTCGAAGAGAAAACAATCAAAAGTGGTCGTGTAGAGTAG
- a CDS encoding CsbD family protein: MSEEKFDAKVDKVSGGVKEGLGKVTGDKRTESEGKVEKATGDIKEKIADAKDTVKGAIDGLKSKNNK; the protein is encoded by the coding sequence ATGTCTGAAGAAAAATTTGATGCTAAAGTAGATAAAGTTTCTGGTGGAGTTAAAGAAGGTCTTGGAAAAGTGACTGGAGATAAACGTACAGAATCTGAAGGTAAAGTCGAAAAAGCAACTGGTGATATCAAAGAAAAAATCGCTGATGCTAAAGATACTGTAAAAGGTGCTATTGACGGCCTTAAATCAAAAAACAACAAGTAG
- a CDS encoding TrkA C-terminal domain-containing protein: protein MRRVNSEVRSSKYQQVAVAVAKRIADGDYEVGEKLKSRSTLASTFNVSPETARKGLNILADMHIVSLKHGSGAIVLSKEKAEDFLKNYETTHSIAMIKNKIRENIKQQAQELEDLADLVDEYLLQSQSVSRKYPFTPYEIILTEEASHLGESIRDLNIWHQTGATIVGIEHNGTLLLSPSPYAVLEAGDHIFFVGDDLAYSRLKNLFNINVGL, encoded by the coding sequence ATGAGGAGAGTCAATTCCGAAGTAAGGAGTTCCAAGTATCAGCAGGTTGCCGTTGCCGTTGCTAAACGAATTGCAGATGGCGATTACGAAGTTGGTGAGAAATTAAAATCAAGGTCAACATTAGCGAGTACCTTTAATGTCTCTCCGGAAACTGCTCGTAAGGGTTTAAATATTTTAGCTGATATGCATATTGTCAGTTTAAAACATGGTAGTGGTGCGATTGTCTTATCAAAAGAGAAGGCTGAAGACTTCTTGAAAAATTATGAAACGACGCATTCTATCGCAATGATAAAAAATAAAATCCGTGAAAATATTAAACAGCAAGCGCAGGAGTTAGAGGATCTTGCTGATTTGGTTGATGAGTATTTGTTGCAAAGTCAGTCTGTCAGTCGTAAATATCCTTTTACACCGTATGAGATCATTTTAACTGAAGAAGCTAGCCATTTGGGAGAGTCCATTCGTGATTTAAATATTTGGCATCAAACTGGTGCAACTATCGTTGGTATTGAACATAACGGAACCCTTCTATTATCACCGAGTCCTTACGCTGTTTTAGAAGCAGGGGATCATATCTTTTTTGTCGGAGATGATCTTGCTTATTCGCGTTTGAAGAATTTATTTAATATAAATGTCGGACTATAA
- a CDS encoding DUF438 domain-containing protein, translating into MDKNRIEILKEILLELHQGASAESVQERFNEHFTGVSALEISMMEHELMSSDTGITFEDIMGLCNVHANLFKGAVQDVEVADVDQEGHPVYVFKQENLALRAAMLRIRRILDHLTKPEHADFSDQLSKGLKHQMRLLGQFDKHYTRKEELFFPIMERYGHDAPPKVMWGVDDEIRDLFAEAKKAADFLPEASIELIKEKFEAFASEFEEMIFKEESILLMILLETFTQDDWLAIAKDSDKYGYAIIKPTQEWQPHRKEFLQTSGQITDDANSEHLSEYSDTKTIETDAGVFSITFTPKKEKKKVDRTTPQAFGNGYLSVEQANLILNHLPMEITFVNKEDIFQYYNDYAATEDMIFKRNPSQIGRHVELCHPPRVLEKVKKVMELLKSGQKDKVTMWFKSEKREMFVHITYAAVRNAHGDFEGVLEYVQEIQDFRAIDTDFNRDIL; encoded by the coding sequence ATGGATAAAAATCGTATTGAAATACTAAAAGAAATTTTACTTGAACTTCACCAGGGTGCCAGCGCTGAATCTGTTCAGGAACGTTTTAACGAGCATTTTACAGGGGTTTCAGCTTTAGAAATTTCAATGATGGAGCATGAGTTAATGTCTTCTGACACAGGGATAACGTTTGAGGATATTATGGGCTTGTGTAATGTCCATGCTAATCTTTTTAAAGGTGCCGTTCAAGATGTGGAAGTGGCAGATGTAGATCAAGAGGGGCACCCTGTTTATGTTTTTAAACAGGAAAACCTGGCTCTTCGAGCTGCTATGCTTCGCATTCGTCGTATCTTGGATCATTTAACGAAACCTGAGCATGCAGACTTTTCTGATCAACTATCTAAGGGCTTAAAGCACCAGATGAGACTCCTAGGTCAATTTGATAAGCATTATACTCGAAAAGAAGAACTGTTTTTCCCTATTATGGAGCGTTATGGCCATGATGCACCGCCTAAGGTTATGTGGGGAGTTGATGATGAAATTCGGGACTTGTTTGCAGAAGCTAAGAAGGCTGCTGACTTTTTACCAGAGGCGTCTATTGAACTGATCAAAGAAAAATTTGAAGCATTTGCAAGTGAATTCGAAGAAATGATTTTCAAAGAAGAATCTATCTTATTGATGATTCTATTGGAGACTTTCACCCAAGATGATTGGTTGGCTATTGCTAAAGATAGTGACAAGTATGGTTATGCTATTATTAAGCCAACCCAAGAATGGCAACCGCACCGAAAGGAATTTCTACAAACGAGCGGGCAGATCACAGACGATGCGAATAGTGAACATCTTTCTGAGTATTCGGATACTAAAACCATAGAAACTGATGCTGGCGTTTTCTCAATCACCTTTACACCAAAGAAAGAAAAAAAGAAGGTTGATAGAACGACACCGCAGGCTTTTGGGAATGGCTATTTATCGGTGGAACAAGCTAATCTAATCCTTAATCATTTACCTATGGAAATCACTTTTGTCAATAAAGAGGATATTTTCCAATATTATAACGATTATGCGGCAACTGAGGATATGATATTTAAACGTAATCCAAGCCAAATTGGCCGTCATGTTGAACTTTGCCATCCTCCTAGGGTTTTGGAAAAAGTAAAAAAAGTTATGGAACTTCTCAAGTCTGGACAAAAAGATAAAGTAACTATGTGGTTTAAGTCTGAAAAAAGAGAGATGTTTGTACATATCACTTATGCGGCCGTGCGTAACGCTCATGGTGACTTCGAGGGGGTTTTAGAATATGTTCAAGAGATTCAAGATTTCAGAGCCATAGATACAGATTTTAACAGAGATATTTTATAA